The following coding sequences lie in one Apostichopus japonicus isolate 1M-3 chromosome 13, ASM3797524v1, whole genome shotgun sequence genomic window:
- the LOC139979121 gene encoding transcription termination factor 1a, mitochondrial-like, whose translation MMSNFRKMTLVYTSLWKFTSHPSKNFASGVRLKWHNPAARLLCASSHSLISLRTICSEEHNKHELSGNSREPRILSTEVKSLLSELSATAYSKVLEDKPVSSIVINNITLLHELGMTNDDIKLCEYKHDGFLRSVYTNSHVKFLRSVGLADGDICNIMQRVPKFFTSAPYISESIVQYMIGVGVSSKNLRNLLIFSPSLFYRVKGRPQQIGNLLLSIIQEHQPDVDATSILAHMLRNDIKLFNRTEKEVKRNLRFLNELGIEGTNLVKIIHYCPSALRIGTDFLQERWNYLQERFELEDKDMVECVVKYPRILTHTDDKLKEKFDFLYDTAGFRPADIAKNPRLFERSIPHLKGRYEILRDLNYSGDFLPLLTVWGKVFDGRMDKLRSQSENVKQK comes from the coding sequence ATGATGTCAAACTTCAGAAAGATGACATTGGTCTATACGAGCCTTTGGAAATTTACCTCCCATCCTTCAAAGAACTTTGCCTCAGGAGTTCGCTTAAAGTGGCACAATCCAGCAGCACGTCTGCTCTGTGCTTCAAGTCACAGCCTTATCTCACTCCGTACAATATGCAGTGAAGAGCACAACAAACACGAACTGTCTGGTAATTCCAGAGAACCTCGCATTTTATCCACAGAGGTGAAATCTCTGTTATCCGAGCTCAGTGCAACAGCTTACTCTAAAGTCTTGGAAGACAAACCAGTATCTAGCATAGTCATCAACAATATCACTTTACTTCACGAGCTAGGAATGACTAACGACGATATCAAACTGTGCGAATACAAGCACGACGGGTTCTTGAGAAGCGTCTACACAAATTCTCATGTGAAATTCTTGCGGAGTGTGGGTCTCGCGGACGGAGACATCTGTAACATAATGCAAAGGGTTCCGAAATTCTTCACGTCCGCACCTTACATCTCCGAGAGTATCGTGCAGTATATGATCGGTGTGGGAGTGAGCAGCAAGAACCTGAGGAATCTCTTGATATTCTCGCCTTCGCTATTCTACCGTGTCAAAGGTCGACCCCAGCAGATCGGTAATTTGCTTCTGTCCATCATACAGGAGCATCAGCCAGACGTGGATGCTACGTCCATTCTCGCTCACATGCTCCGAAACGACATCAAGCTATTCAACCGAACGGAGAAAGAAGTCAAGAGGAATTTGAGATTTTTGAACGAACTCGGAATCGAGGGTACCAACCTGGTGAAAATAATCCATTATTGTCCCAGCGCTCTGAGGATCGGAACAGACTTTCTGCAGGAACGTTGGAATTACCTGCAAGAGAGATTCGAACTCGAGGATAAGGACATGGTAGAATGCGTCGTGAAATATCCCCGAATACTGACGCACACGGATgacaaactgaaagaaaaatttgactTCTTGTACGACACGGCCGGATTCCGACCGGCCGACATCGCCAAAAATCCCAGGCTGTTCGAGCGAAGCATACCTCACCTGAAAGGGAGATACGAGATTCTTCGGGATTTAAATTACTCGGGGGATTTTCTCCCTCTCCTAACTGTATGGGGAAAAGTGTTTGATGGGAGGATGGATAAGCTGAGATCGCAATCAGAAAATGtgaaacagaaatga